In one Balaenoptera acutorostrata chromosome 5, mBalAcu1.1, whole genome shotgun sequence genomic region, the following are encoded:
- the NAP1L5 gene encoding nucleosome assembly protein 1-like 5 — translation MADAENQGPAEPSQAAAAAAAAESTEEVMAEGGAQGADSDSASGDSDGAVGQTAEEPQTPAENAPKPRNDFIESLPNSVKCRVLALKKLQKRCDKIEAKFDKEFQALEKKYNDIYKPLLAKIQELTGEMEGCAWTLEGDDDEDEEEEDEEEEEEGEEEEEEEEGEEPPAAAAAEAAGAAAEDEGPRAAVSDDAQK, via the coding sequence ATGGCCGACGCGGAGAACCAGGGCCCCGCGGAGCCGAgccaggcggcggcggcggcggcggcagcggagTCGACGGAGGAGGTAATGGCGGAGGGCGGCGCGCAGGGGGCAGATTCTGACAGCGCGTCCGGCGACTCCGACGGCGCGGTCGGCCAGACGGCTGAGGAGCCCCAGACGCCTGCGGAGAACGCACCGAAGCCTAGAAATGACTTTATCGAGAGCCTGCCGAACTCGGTGAAATGCCGAGTCCTGGCGCTCAAAAAGCTGCAGAAGCGGTGCGATAAGATAGAAGCCAAATTTGATAAGGAATTCCAGGCTCTGGAGAAAAAGTATAACGACATCTATAAGCCCTTGCTCGCCAAGATCCAGGAGCTCACCGGTGAGATGGAGGGGTGTGCGTGGACCTTAGAGGGTGACGACGACGAGGACGAGGAGGaagaggacgaggaggaggaggaggagggggaggaggaggaggaggaggaggagggagaagagcctCCGGCAGCGGCTGCAGCGGAGGCGGCGGGCGCCGCCGCCGAGGATGAGGGTCCCCGCGCTGCCGTGTCTGACGACGCCCAGAAATAA